A genomic segment from Comamonas terrigena NBRC 13299 encodes:
- a CDS encoding FecCD family ABC transporter permease — protein sequence MVQPLPSSSAHRHAHAPGQRRSTVLALVLLALTVVLLMGGASVGSTGWESVLRMRDDPVSWQIVVDIRLPRSLGAWLAGALLGLAGAVAQGLFRNPLADPYLLGSASGASLGSAVGLVLMGSSVTSLNLLYRLGMTGMAFVGAACAVALTVVLARNVQNTLRLLLAGVIVGVVLGAVRDLLELRHPDILQAMQAFTLGTSAFVGWEGCVLMAAVLLVCGLATWACARVLDGLTLGEATAASLGLPLAQLRYGLVAVLALATGTSVAQTGLIAFVGLAAPHLVRSLVRVGHGRSTLLAAAMGGVLLLAADILARWLVAPQELPVGVLTAALGGSYLLWRMHRSTRAGGAM from the coding sequence ATGGTGCAGCCTCTGCCGTCTTCTTCCGCGCACCGGCACGCCCATGCCCCGGGCCAGCGCCGCAGCACCGTGCTGGCCCTGGTGCTGCTGGCGCTGACCGTCGTCCTGCTGATGGGGGGCGCCAGCGTGGGCAGCACCGGCTGGGAAAGCGTGCTGCGCATGCGAGACGACCCGGTGTCATGGCAGATCGTTGTGGACATCCGCCTGCCGCGCTCCCTGGGGGCGTGGCTGGCCGGCGCATTGCTGGGCCTGGCCGGCGCGGTGGCGCAAGGGCTGTTCCGCAATCCGCTGGCCGACCCCTACCTGCTGGGCAGCGCCTCCGGCGCTTCGCTGGGCAGTGCCGTGGGTCTGGTGCTGATGGGCTCGTCGGTGACCAGCCTGAACCTGCTGTACCGCCTGGGCATGACCGGCATGGCCTTTGTCGGCGCCGCCTGCGCCGTGGCGCTGACCGTGGTGCTGGCGCGCAATGTGCAGAACACGCTGCGCCTGCTGCTGGCCGGCGTGATCGTGGGCGTGGTGCTGGGTGCTGTGCGTGACCTGCTGGAGCTGCGCCACCCCGACATCCTGCAGGCCATGCAGGCCTTCACCCTGGGGACCTCCGCCTTTGTGGGCTGGGAAGGCTGCGTGCTGATGGCCGCGGTGCTGCTGGTGTGCGGCCTGGCCACCTGGGCCTGCGCCCGCGTGCTGGACGGGCTGACCCTGGGTGAGGCCACGGCCGCCAGCCTGGGCCTGCCGCTGGCGCAGCTGCGCTATGGCCTGGTCGCGGTGCTGGCGCTGGCCACCGGCACCTCGGTGGCCCAGACCGGTCTGATTGCCTTTGTGGGCCTGGCGGCCCCGCACCTGGTGCGCAGCCTGGTGCGTGTGGGCCATGGCCGCAGCACCTTGCTGGCCGCCGCCATGGGGGGCGTGCTGCTGCTGGCGGCCGACATCCTGGCGCGCTGGCTGGTGGCGCCACAGGAGCTGCCCGTGGGCGTGCTCACCGCGGCCCTGGGCGGCAGCTACCTGCTGTGGCGCATGCACCGCAGCACGCGTGCAGGGGGGGCGATGTGA
- the cobO gene encoding cob(I)yrinic acid a,c-diamide adenosyltransferase: MQIETPPSEKPYEKPEGERRGLVIVNTGDGKGKSTAAFGLAFRATGRGKAVKVYQFMKVPTARFGEHRLADRVDLPVVGLGDGFSWKSKDLEQSGQLARDGWEKAKADILSGEFFLVVLDEITYPLIYGWLPLEDVLETLRNRPKDVHVCLTGRRCPQEIIDLADTVTEMKLIKHAFQAGVPAQRGIED, from the coding sequence ATGCAAATCGAAACACCTCCTTCCGAAAAGCCTTACGAAAAGCCCGAGGGCGAACGCCGCGGTCTGGTCATCGTCAACACCGGTGACGGCAAGGGCAAAAGCACGGCCGCCTTCGGCCTGGCCTTCCGCGCCACCGGCCGGGGCAAGGCCGTCAAGGTCTACCAGTTCATGAAGGTGCCGACCGCCCGCTTTGGCGAACACCGCCTGGCCGACCGCGTGGACCTGCCCGTGGTGGGCCTGGGGGACGGCTTCAGCTGGAAGAGCAAGGACCTGGAGCAATCGGGCCAGCTGGCGCGCGATGGCTGGGAAAAGGCCAAGGCCGACATCCTCTCGGGCGAGTTCTTCCTCGTGGTGCTGGACGAAATCACCTACCCGCTGATCTACGGCTGGCTGCCGCTGGAAGATGTGCTGGAGACCCTGCGCAATCGCCCCAAGGACGTGCATGTCTGCCTGACCGGCCGCCGCTGTCCCCAGGAAATCATCGACCTTGCCGACACCGTGACCGAGATGAAGCTGATCAAGCACGCCTTCCAGGCGGGCGTGCCGGCGCAGCGCGGCATCGAGGACTGA
- the cbiB gene encoding adenosylcobinamide-phosphate synthase CbiB, with product MTAIPLIELLTTAVSPLAWLWKLCTASGGAPQLWAQDLMGAALAVLVALALDRLWGEPPVWLHPVVWMGRLLGATGRWIAPRAPVSRGGMRFAAGMLAWCAQAALVGLIYAVLQLLLPPQPWWLAGALAGVLLKPLLSWRMLKDEVLAVEAALQQSLPAGRERLTWLVSRDTAQLDAATVRESAIETLAENLNDSVIAPLFWFLVAGLPGAAIYRFANTADAMWGYPGWRGTGAQRRHWQWAGKWAARADDVLNWIPARITAAWLALLAGGVSWAGLRRDAAVTPSPNGGWPMGCMAQALGVHLSKPGVYQLNPAGRAPQADDVQRAVALASRVVTLQVGMALAALACLGLWLWRAAFHG from the coding sequence ATGACTGCGATACCGTTGATCGAGCTGCTGACCACGGCCGTGAGCCCGCTGGCCTGGCTGTGGAAGCTGTGCACCGCCAGCGGCGGTGCACCCCAGCTGTGGGCCCAGGACCTGATGGGCGCCGCCCTGGCCGTGCTGGTGGCGCTGGCGCTGGATCGGCTGTGGGGCGAGCCGCCCGTGTGGCTGCACCCGGTGGTCTGGATGGGCCGCCTGCTGGGCGCCACCGGCCGGTGGATCGCGCCCCGCGCGCCGGTGTCCCGGGGCGGGATGCGGTTTGCCGCCGGCATGCTGGCCTGGTGCGCGCAGGCCGCCCTGGTGGGACTGATCTATGCCGTGCTGCAGCTGTTGCTGCCGCCCCAGCCCTGGTGGCTGGCGGGTGCGCTGGCCGGCGTGCTGCTCAAGCCGCTGCTGTCCTGGCGCATGCTCAAGGACGAGGTGCTGGCGGTGGAAGCCGCCCTGCAGCAGTCCCTGCCGGCAGGGCGCGAACGCCTGACCTGGCTGGTGAGCCGCGATACCGCGCAGCTGGATGCCGCCACAGTGCGCGAAAGCGCCATCGAAACCTTGGCTGAAAATCTGAACGATTCGGTGATCGCCCCGCTGTTCTGGTTTCTGGTGGCGGGCCTGCCGGGGGCAGCCATCTACCGCTTTGCCAACACAGCCGACGCCATGTGGGGCTACCCCGGCTGGCGCGGCACGGGCGCCCAGCGCCGCCACTGGCAATGGGCGGGCAAATGGGCGGCGCGCGCGGACGATGTGCTGAACTGGATTCCGGCACGCATCACCGCCGCCTGGCTGGCGCTGCTGGCCGGAGGCGTGTCATGGGCCGGCCTGCGCCGCGATGCGGCGGTGACGCCGTCGCCCAACGGTGGCTGGCCCATGGGGTGCATGGCACAGGCCCTGGGGGTGCACCTGTCCAAGCCGGGGGTTTACCAGCTCAACCCGGCGGGCAGGGCGCCGCAGGCGGACGATGTGCAGCGTGCCGTGGCTCTGGCCTCCCGGGTGGTGACACTGCAGGTGGGAATGGCGCTGGCAGCGCTGGCCTGCCTGGGCCTCTGGCTGTGGAGGGCGGCTTTCCATGGCTAG
- a CDS encoding cobyrinate a,c-diamide synthase, with protein sequence MLTETSAQAARRCVAVLVAAPASGQGKTTVTAALARWHSRQGRTVRVFKCGPDFLDPYWHQLASGAPVHNLDGWMVGMDEVRARLHAAAGEADVILIEGVMGLFDGSPTAADLAQQLGVPVLLVVDAGAMAGSFGALVLGMRQYQPEVPWAGVLANRVATGMHAQMLQTSLREPDLWLGALARIGQGRDAQLLPERHLGLVAAHELPDAMARLNAAADQLADTPLGQMDWAAWQRWSVEFPAAAAAQPPTGQQALQPWLQGRTVAVASDAAFSFIYPANLDCLQAMGANLAFFSPLAGEGLPPCDALWLPGGYPELHAGKLAANTGLQADLRAHVAAGKAVWAECGGMLALGRQITDAQGQSRPLWDILPGTAQMQTRLAGLGMQQCVLQGSVLRGHTFHYSRFDCSAAEVGRTSRARQPVEPGKGEAVYRQGSVHASYFHAWFPSHPRAVAALLGAEPVCWDGPAELS encoded by the coding sequence ATGTTGACTGAAACTTCCGCCCAAGCTGCGCGCCGCTGCGTGGCCGTGTTGGTGGCGGCCCCAGCCTCGGGCCAGGGCAAGACCACCGTGACCGCCGCGCTGGCGCGCTGGCACTCCCGCCAGGGGCGCACGGTGCGCGTGTTCAAGTGTGGCCCGGATTTTCTGGACCCCTACTGGCACCAGCTGGCCAGCGGTGCGCCGGTGCACAACCTGGACGGCTGGATGGTGGGCATGGACGAGGTCCGGGCCCGCCTGCATGCCGCAGCCGGCGAGGCCGACGTCATCCTGATCGAAGGGGTGATGGGCCTGTTCGACGGCAGCCCGACCGCAGCGGATCTGGCCCAGCAACTGGGCGTGCCCGTGCTGCTGGTGGTGGATGCGGGCGCGATGGCCGGCTCGTTTGGTGCCCTGGTGCTGGGCATGCGGCAGTACCAGCCGGAGGTGCCGTGGGCCGGGGTGCTGGCCAACCGCGTGGCCACCGGCATGCATGCGCAGATGCTGCAGACCAGCCTGCGCGAACCCGATCTGTGGCTGGGCGCGCTGGCGCGCATCGGCCAGGGCAGGGATGCACAGCTGCTGCCGGAACGCCACCTGGGCCTGGTGGCCGCGCACGAGCTGCCCGATGCCATGGCGCGGCTGAACGCCGCCGCCGACCAGCTGGCCGACACCCCCCTGGGCCAGATGGACTGGGCCGCCTGGCAACGCTGGAGCGTGGAATTCCCCGCCGCCGCCGCGGCCCAGCCGCCGACCGGACAGCAGGCGCTGCAGCCCTGGCTGCAGGGGCGCACGGTGGCCGTGGCCAGCGATGCGGCCTTCAGCTTCATCTACCCCGCCAACCTGGACTGCCTGCAGGCCATGGGGGCCAATCTGGCATTTTTCTCGCCGCTGGCCGGCGAAGGCCTGCCGCCCTGCGATGCCCTGTGGCTGCCCGGCGGCTATCCGGAACTGCATGCCGGCAAGCTGGCCGCCAACACCGGGCTGCAGGCCGATCTGCGCGCCCACGTGGCCGCAGGCAAGGCGGTGTGGGCCGAATGCGGCGGCATGCTGGCCCTGGGCCGGCAGATCACCGATGCGCAAGGGCAATCCCGGCCGCTGTGGGACATCCTGCCGGGCACGGCACAGATGCAGACCCGGCTGGCCGGGCTGGGCATGCAGCAATGCGTGCTGCAAGGCAGCGTGCTGCGCGGCCACACCTTCCACTACTCGCGCTTTGACTGCAGCGCAGCGGAGGTCGGGCGCACCAGCCGTGCACGCCAGCCGGTGGAGCCCGGCAAGGGCGAGGCGGTCTATCGCCAAGGCAGCGTACACGCCAGCTACTTCCACGCCTGGTTCCCTTCGCACCCGCGTGCGGTGGCCGCCTTGCTGGGGGCCGAGCCGGTGTGCTGGGACGGGCCGGCAGAGCTTTCATAA
- a CDS encoding ABC transporter substrate-binding protein encodes MALLRVAAQGLRHRAAAIACLVLWAALPSMPVQAAAVPPPLAESARLAPLPITDDRGKTVQLAKPPQRIVSLLPSLTESTCALGLCDRLVGVDRYSDWPASVQKLPVVGGGLDPSVESIVALKPDLVLLSNASKVAERLESLGIKVAALEVKSQAGVHQVLDKLGRLLGVHQAQGADRVWRELQTGVADIARQMPDSAKQVRVYFEVSRGPYAAGPQSFIGETLTQLGVRNVVPADLGPFPRLSPEFLLRAQPDVIMLGNRSMQVATSYPGWNSLKAVRGNQVCTFSEQESNVIVRPGPRMAEAAQLIARCLIDKAPKAPASGGNR; translated from the coding sequence ATGGCACTGCTGCGCGTCGCGGCCCAGGGATTGCGCCACCGTGCAGCGGCCATCGCCTGCCTGGTCCTGTGGGCGGCGCTGCCGTCCATGCCCGTACAGGCCGCTGCCGTGCCGCCGCCGCTGGCGGAAAGTGCGCGCCTGGCGCCACTGCCCATCACCGATGACCGGGGCAAGACCGTGCAACTGGCCAAGCCGCCGCAGCGCATCGTCAGCCTGCTGCCGTCGCTGACCGAAAGCACCTGCGCCCTGGGCCTGTGCGACCGGCTGGTGGGCGTGGACCGCTACTCGGACTGGCCGGCCTCGGTGCAGAAGCTGCCCGTAGTGGGCGGCGGGCTGGACCCCAGCGTGGAATCCATCGTCGCCCTCAAGCCCGATCTGGTGCTGCTGTCCAACGCCTCCAAGGTGGCGGAGCGTCTGGAGTCGCTGGGCATCAAGGTTGCTGCGCTGGAAGTGAAATCGCAGGCCGGCGTGCACCAGGTGCTGGACAAACTCGGCCGGCTGCTGGGCGTGCACCAGGCCCAGGGCGCCGACCGGGTCTGGCGCGAACTGCAGACCGGTGTGGCCGACATTGCCCGGCAGATGCCGGACAGCGCCAAGCAGGTGCGTGTGTACTTTGAAGTGAGCCGCGGCCCGTATGCGGCAGGGCCCCAGTCCTTCATCGGTGAAACGCTGACCCAGCTGGGCGTGCGCAATGTGGTGCCGGCCGATCTGGGTCCGTTCCCGCGCCTGAGCCCCGAATTCCTGCTGCGCGCCCAGCCCGATGTGATCATGCTGGGCAACCGCAGCATGCAGGTGGCCACCAGCTACCCCGGCTGGAACAGCCTCAAGGCCGTGCGCGGCAACCAGGTGTGCACATTCAGCGAACAGGAATCCAATGTCATCGTGCGCCCCGGCCCGCGCATGGCCGAAGCGGCGCAGCTGATTGCGCGCTGCCTGATCGACAAGGCGCCCAAAGCGCCGGCCTCGGGGGGGAACCGCTGA
- the cobU gene encoding bifunctional adenosylcobinamide kinase/adenosylcobinamide-phosphate guanylyltransferase — protein MSDSLSSPVAWQELILGGQKSGKTRRAEQAARDWLDAAPGRSATYLATGQALDDEMRARIARHQVDRAARVPGMQTVEAPLQLAQALQAHSSPRTLVVVDCLTMWLTNWMMPMEAAASSTSAEPSPDWGAQRSRLLQVLAHCPGPVVLVGNEIGLGVIPMGREVRAFVDALGVLNQDVAAACSRVTLMAAGLPLQLK, from the coding sequence ATGAGCGATTCCCTTTCTTCCCCCGTGGCCTGGCAGGAACTCATCCTGGGCGGCCAGAAAAGTGGCAAGACCCGCCGTGCAGAACAGGCTGCGCGTGACTGGCTGGATGCCGCACCCGGGCGCAGCGCCACCTACCTAGCCACCGGCCAGGCCTTGGACGACGAGATGCGCGCCCGCATTGCCCGCCACCAGGTGGACCGGGCCGCGCGCGTCCCGGGCATGCAGACGGTGGAAGCGCCGCTGCAGCTGGCCCAGGCCCTGCAGGCCCACAGCAGCCCCCGGACGCTGGTGGTGGTGGACTGTCTGACCATGTGGCTGACCAACTGGATGATGCCCATGGAGGCCGCCGCGTCCTCCACGTCCGCAGAGCCATCGCCGGACTGGGGTGCACAGCGCAGCCGGTTGCTGCAGGTGCTGGCGCACTGCCCCGGCCCGGTGGTGCTGGTGGGCAACGAGATCGGGCTGGGCGTGATCCCCATGGGGCGCGAGGTGCGCGCCTTTGTCGATGCGCTCGGGGTGTTGAACCAGGACGTGGCCGCTGCCTGCAGCCGCGTGACCCTGATGGCCGCGGGTTTGCCGCTGCAGCTGAAATGA
- a CDS encoding energy-coupling factor ABC transporter permease, translating to MHIEPGLVDGSKMLLSYATATAALGYTAKLAWDMLRHNGPSALLLRSAVAAALVFAFFEVFPHHPVGVSEVHLILGTTLLLIFGAAPAAIGLAAGLLVQSLFFAPQDLPQYGMNVTTLLVPLFATAALARRVIPADMAYVDLGYAQTFKLSVAYQGGIVLWVGFWAIYGQGAGAANLADIGRFGGAYMTVVLLEPLIDLGVLAIAKAWQRLQGSALVERRMYQAA from the coding sequence ATGCATATCGAACCGGGACTGGTGGATGGAAGCAAGATGCTGCTGAGTTATGCCACGGCCACGGCCGCGCTGGGCTACACCGCCAAACTGGCGTGGGACATGCTGCGGCACAACGGCCCGTCGGCGCTGCTGCTGCGCTCGGCCGTGGCCGCTGCGCTGGTGTTCGCCTTCTTCGAGGTGTTCCCGCACCACCCCGTGGGCGTGTCGGAGGTGCACCTGATCCTGGGTACCACCTTGCTGCTGATCTTCGGCGCCGCACCGGCGGCGATCGGGCTGGCGGCGGGCCTGCTGGTGCAGAGCCTGTTCTTTGCGCCCCAGGACCTGCCGCAGTACGGCATGAACGTGACCACCTTGCTGGTGCCGCTGTTCGCCACGGCCGCGCTGGCGCGCCGGGTGATCCCCGCCGACATGGCCTATGTGGACCTGGGCTACGCCCAGACCTTCAAGCTGTCGGTGGCCTACCAGGGCGGCATCGTGCTGTGGGTGGGCTTCTGGGCCATCTATGGCCAGGGTGCCGGCGCCGCCAATCTGGCGGACATCGGCCGCTTTGGCGGCGCCTATATGACAGTGGTGCTGCTGGAGCCCCTGATCGACCTGGGCGTGTTGGCCATCGCCAAGGCCTGGCAGCGCCTGCAGGGCAGCGCCCTGGTGGAGCGCCGCATGTACCAGGCCGCCTGA
- a CDS encoding ABC transporter ATP-binding protein has translation MPSQSPNLALSAHRIHASVHAQPILRDLSVDFTQGRWTSIVGPNGAGKSSLLKVLSGLWPAHSLQGQVALQGRPLHSWPRRQRAQTLAWLGQGEVVTEDLTVLDVALLGRLPHQSWLAAPNSADHAIVEHCLRQTQAWEWRHRPVAELSGGERQRVLLARAMAVQASVLLMDEPLANLDPPHQTDWMHAVRALVAQGTTVVSVLHELSFALLADEMVVMAAGQVVHHGACHAPETHAALEAVFDHRIRICQVEDLWIALPR, from the coding sequence ATGCCGTCCCAGTCGCCGAACCTGGCCCTCAGCGCGCACCGGATCCACGCCAGCGTGCACGCCCAACCCATTCTGCGGGACCTGTCCGTGGACTTCACCCAGGGGCGCTGGACCAGCATCGTCGGCCCCAACGGTGCCGGCAAGTCCAGCCTGCTGAAGGTGCTCAGCGGTCTGTGGCCCGCGCACAGCCTGCAGGGCCAGGTGGCGCTGCAGGGCCGGCCGCTGCACAGCTGGCCGCGCCGGCAGCGCGCCCAGACCCTGGCCTGGCTGGGCCAGGGCGAGGTGGTCACCGAAGACCTGACCGTGCTGGACGTGGCCCTGCTGGGCCGCCTGCCGCACCAGTCCTGGCTGGCTGCGCCCAACAGCGCGGACCACGCGATCGTGGAGCACTGCCTGCGCCAGACACAGGCCTGGGAATGGCGCCACCGTCCGGTGGCCGAACTCTCGGGCGGCGAGCGCCAGCGGGTGCTGCTGGCCCGGGCCATGGCCGTGCAAGCCAGCGTGCTGCTGATGGATGAGCCGCTGGCCAATCTGGACCCGCCGCACCAGACCGACTGGATGCACGCCGTGCGCGCCCTGGTGGCGCAGGGCACCACGGTGGTCAGCGTGCTGCACGAGCTCTCGTTTGCCTTGCTGGCCGATGAGATGGTGGTGATGGCGGCCGGGCAGGTGGTGCACCACGGTGCCTGCCACGCCCCCGAGACCCACGCGGCACTGGAAGCCGTGTTCGACCACCGCATCCGCATTTGCCAGGTGGAAGACCTGTGGATAGCGCTGCCGCGCTGA
- a CDS encoding aminotransferase class I/II-fold pyridoxal phosphate-dependent enzyme → MASFSHGGTDALGVPAHDFSTNRNACGPCPAAVAALQSAHAAQYPDPLYTDLRAQLAAFHGVALVRVLVGGSSSELIHRFTQHAVRSGARRATLPPHHYGDYLQAAQVWGLAAQSRSVPGPQGLHWACEPSSPLGVLDEVWPDWAQPPAGGPTWRMLDCAYRPLWLEGTAPQRDLDTVWQLWTPNKALGMTGVRAAYAIAPLHAAAQELEALHLLAPSWVVGAHGVTMLQAWVTPPVQQWLAQSLETLRAWKAQQLALCEQLGWQVIPGHQANYLVARLPLPPQDLGRSLAALRTYGVKLRDCASFGLPGHVRLGVLPPASQAALAQAWNLLEN, encoded by the coding sequence ATGGCTAGTTTTTCCCACGGCGGCACCGATGCGCTGGGCGTGCCCGCCCATGATTTTTCCACCAACCGCAATGCCTGCGGGCCTTGCCCCGCGGCAGTGGCGGCACTGCAGTCCGCGCATGCGGCGCAGTACCCCGATCCGCTCTATACCGATCTGCGCGCGCAGCTGGCCGCCTTCCATGGCGTGGCGCTGGTACGGGTGCTGGTGGGCGGCAGCAGCAGCGAGCTGATCCACCGCTTCACCCAGCACGCCGTGCGCAGTGGAGCGCGCCGTGCAACGCTGCCCCCGCACCACTACGGCGACTACCTGCAGGCCGCACAGGTCTGGGGGCTGGCGGCGCAGTCCCGCTCCGTCCCCGGGCCGCAGGGCCTGCACTGGGCCTGCGAGCCCTCCAGCCCGCTGGGGGTGCTGGACGAGGTCTGGCCCGACTGGGCGCAGCCGCCGGCCGGCGGCCCCACATGGCGCATGCTGGACTGTGCCTACCGTCCGCTGTGGCTGGAAGGCACCGCGCCGCAGCGCGATCTGGACACCGTCTGGCAGCTGTGGACGCCGAACAAGGCGCTGGGCATGACCGGCGTGCGCGCCGCCTATGCGATAGCGCCGCTGCATGCGGCGGCACAGGAGCTGGAAGCCCTGCACCTGCTGGCCCCGTCGTGGGTCGTGGGCGCGCACGGTGTGACCATGCTGCAGGCCTGGGTGACCCCGCCGGTGCAGCAATGGCTGGCGCAGAGCCTGGAGACGCTGCGTGCCTGGAAAGCGCAGCAGCTGGCGCTGTGCGAACAGCTCGGCTGGCAGGTGATTCCGGGCCACCAGGCCAATTACCTGGTCGCACGCCTGCCGCTGCCGCCGCAGGACCTGGGGCGCAGCCTGGCTGCCTTGCGGACCTACGGCGTCAAGCTGCGCGACTGTGCCAGCTTCGGGCTGCCCGGCCATGTGCGCCTGGGCGTGCTGCCGCCGGCATCACAGGCCGCATTGGCGCAGGCCTGGAACCTTCTGGAGAACTAG
- the bluB gene encoding 5,6-dimethylbenzimidazole synthase has protein sequence MSEAPTTPTIAATPFTEAERAAVYRAIYERRDMRHFAGGTVAEDVLLRLLRAAHHAPSVGFMQPWRFLRVRSPALRQGIHALVEQERLRTAQALGVREEDFMKLKVQGVLDAAEVLVVAMPPGREAHIFGRRTLPEMDIASTACAIQNMWLAARAEGLGLGWVSIFDPQELARLLQMPEGAHPLGVLCLGPVDAYYAEPMLQQEKWACRAPLEDMLMEDLWDASRPLPVAATPPAPAPSGAAPSDAAPSVVAPKAAPDGVQP, from the coding sequence ATGTCTGAAGCTCCCACCACCCCCACCATTGCGGCCACGCCGTTCACCGAGGCCGAGCGTGCCGCCGTCTACCGTGCGATCTATGAGCGCCGGGACATGCGCCACTTTGCCGGCGGCACGGTGGCCGAAGACGTGCTGCTGCGCCTGCTGCGTGCCGCGCACCATGCGCCCAGCGTGGGCTTCATGCAGCCGTGGCGCTTTCTGCGCGTGCGCAGTCCGGCGCTGCGCCAGGGCATCCATGCGCTGGTGGAGCAGGAACGTCTGCGCACTGCCCAGGCCCTGGGCGTGCGCGAAGAAGACTTCATGAAGCTGAAGGTGCAGGGCGTGCTGGATGCGGCCGAGGTGCTGGTCGTGGCCATGCCGCCGGGCCGCGAGGCGCACATCTTCGGCCGCCGCACCTTGCCGGAGATGGACATTGCCAGCACCGCCTGCGCCATCCAGAACATGTGGCTGGCCGCGCGGGCCGAAGGCCTGGGCCTGGGCTGGGTGTCGATCTTCGACCCCCAGGAACTGGCCCGGCTGCTGCAGATGCCCGAAGGCGCCCACCCGCTGGGCGTGTTGTGCCTGGGGCCGGTGGATGCCTATTACGCCGAGCCCATGCTGCAGCAGGAAAAGTGGGCCTGCCGCGCACCGCTGGAAGACATGCTGATGGAGGACCTGTGGGATGCCTCGCGCCCACTGCCGGTGGCGGCCACGCCGCCAGCGCCTGCACCGTCGGGTGCCGCCCCATCGGATGCCGCCCCATCGGTGGTCGCCCCCAAGGCCGCGCCGGACGGCGTCCAGCCCTGA